GTAAAACTGTTCGTAAAGTACCTGAAGAAACAATGGTGGAAGAGTTGAAGATTGAAATCGACAAGCTAGCAGAAGAGTATTTTGAAAAGAAACGTCAAGAAGAATTAGCATTACAAGCGGAGGTTCAAAATTGAAACCTTTCCGTTTTGGGATCGATATTGACGGCACAGTAACTTGTCCGACCTCTCTACTTCCCCATATTAATAAAGCCTATAATCTTAACTTAGTGCTCGATGATATTAAGGAATATGACTTAACAAAAGCATTCTCAGTCGATGAAAAACAGTTTTATACATGGTATAAAACTGTTGAGAGTGAGATTTATGACACTTCTCCTCCTCAAGAGTATGCAAAAAAAGTATTAGATGCTTGGAATAATCACTATGAATTGTTTTACATTTCTGCACGTGGGGAAAACGTTTTTAATACAACGACGAACTGGTTTGAACGAGAAGCTATTCCCTATGACCATATAGAACTCATTGGTAGTCATTATAAAATAGAAGCCGCAAAGAAACATGGTGTTCATGCTTTCTTTGAAGATAAACATGATAATGCTGTTGACATCCACGAGGAGCTGGATATTCCGGTACTCTTATTCGATACACCTTATAATCGAAAACCGATTCCAGAAGGCGTCATACGTGTTACAAATTGGCAAGAAGCGAATGAATGGATTGGAAATCTTTTCCCAATCACTCCATCAAACGAATAAAAACAAAACGGTGTTCAAACAACTTAATGTTTGAACACCGTTTTTTATACAGTTCATTAACTCGCAATACATTGTGGACACTTGCCGTATACTTCAAATTTATGTGATTCTATCTCATAATTTGAAAGATCGATGGAAAGGATGTCCATGGGACACTCAGGAATGTTGCGTGTCACACCACATAACGTACAAATAAAATGATGATGGTGCACGCCGGGTTCACAATGCATTCTGAAATGGCGCTCTCCAGTTAATTCAGTTTCCTCTAAAATTCCGAGCTCCGTAAAAGTTGCTAAATTTCTATAGATAGTATCAAAGCTTATCCCGGGATTATCTTTTTCCATATGAAGCTTCACGTCACCCGCGGTTAAATAGCGGTTATGTGCAGCGAAAAATTGAAGAATCACATCCCGATTCTTCGTTCGTTTGAATTCGTTTTTTTGAAGGATTTTCCACGCCTCATCTAAATTCATGCGACTTCCTCCTTCTCCAGAAGAATATTTCTTTCACCACGGATTTTTTTCCAACCGATGACAAGCAGCAGTAATAGTATCGATGTCACAACAATCGTCCCACCTGGGGCTATGTCCAAATAAAAAGCACTTACAAGCCCTATCAAAACCGCCATCTCGCCTAGTACAATCGAATAAATCATCGCACCTTTAAAGCTTTTCGCCAATTGCATGGCGGCTGCAACCGG
This window of the Sporosarcina ureilytica genome carries:
- a CDS encoding 5' nucleotidase, NT5C type, whose protein sequence is MKPFRFGIDIDGTVTCPTSLLPHINKAYNLNLVLDDIKEYDLTKAFSVDEKQFYTWYKTVESEIYDTSPPQEYAKKVLDAWNNHYELFYISARGENVFNTTTNWFEREAIPYDHIELIGSHYKIEAAKKHGVHAFFEDKHDNAVDIHEELDIPVLLFDTPYNRKPIPEGVIRVTNWQEANEWIGNLFPITPSNE
- a CDS encoding Fur family transcriptional regulator: MNLDEAWKILQKNEFKRTKNRDVILQFFAAHNRYLTAGDVKLHMEKDNPGISFDTIYRNLATFTELGILEETELTGERHFRMHCEPGVHHHHFICTLCGVTRNIPECPMDILSIDLSNYEIESHKFEVYGKCPQCIAS